Sequence from the Marinobacter antarcticus genome:
AGTCGCCCATTAGCTGGCGGCGCTTGTCTAGTAGCTCTGAGCGGGCGTAGGCGGCGCGTGTGGCGTCACTGTTAACGTGGGCAAGGGCAAGTTCCGATACCTCATCAGCGTAGGCTGTGCGCTCTCTAGCCCAATCCTTGAACGTGGAGCGGAAGCCGTGCGCGGTTACGGGTTGATCCATGCGTTTCAGTAGCGCAGAAAGAAAGTTATTGGACGGTATATCACCCTTCGGGCCGGCAAATAGCAGGGCATCAGGTGCGCCAGGCTCCATGCTGTTTATCAGATCCATGGCGGCATCAGTTAGCGGCACTTTGTGTGCCTTGCCTGACTTCATGCGGTCGGCTGGCACTGTCCACACCTTGGCCTGTAGGTCGATCTCCTGCCAGGTTATGCCCGGCTTACCTATACGCTTATCTCCAATGACTTCATTTGTCCGGCTGGCGGTCAGAATCAGGAACTCCATTGCTCGGGAAGCTGTCCCGGTACGCTTTTGCAGATCCGTCATAAATCCGGGCAGGGCATCCACAGATAGCGCGGCATGGTGGCCTTTCTTTTTGATCTTCTCCGGTGAGGGGTAAACCTCATCTAGGTAGCCTTGCCACTTGGCCGGGTTCTCGTTGGAGCGGTAGCCATGCACAGCAGACCATCCCAATATGTTTTCCATACGGGCGCGAACTCGGTTTGCCGTTTCGGTTTTCGTCTGCCAGATCGGATCCAGTACGGCCTTAATGTGGGGTAACTCAATATCACGCACCGGAACTTTGCCGATATGGGGCAGGGCGTAGGTAGTGAGGCTGTTTGTCCATTGCTGTTCCTGGCGTGGGTTCCTGAACTCCGTGGATTTCATCTTGATATAGTCGGCCATTGCATCAGCAAAGGTCATGGTGCTGAGTTTAGCCGCCAGCAGATCCCGGCGTTTTGTCTGCCGTTCCTCCACTGGGTCGATACCATCAGCGATCTTGTCGCGTGTTTCTCTGGCCTTGTCCCTAGCCTGGGCTAAGGTCACATCAGGGAAGCCACCCAAGCCAATAGAGCGGCGCTTGGTGCCGATACGGGTACGATATATCCACGACTTTGCGCCGGTCGGTGTGACTTGCAGCAGCAGGCCAGCAACGCCACCCACTGAGTGAAGGGCGGGATATTCTTTGCCGGTTGTCTTACTGACTGAATAGGTTAAACGCCTGACTTCGGTGGCGCTCAATTCCCTAGTTTTAATGGGCATGCTGTCGTCTCCTGAGGGGTTAGAATCCGGGCTAGGGATTTCTAACTAGCAGGGTTTGTCCTGCCATCCTAACTATCCAAAATGATATTATTGGAGACTAAAGCATGCAACAACATATTACAAGGTTGATAGGCACAGACTAGGCGGGGCAAGGGTTGTTTCTTAAAAATGGCATTGTTATCAGTAGCTTATAAGTCGTTTTGGTGGCCTGGCCCACCGCCATTTTTCCATAAAATCAATATCTTATTTCTTTCTTTGACGACCTCCCTTAATAACAAATACCCTCAATTGACCGGTTCTCTGGGTTGACCAGGTTGACTGGTATTTCATGTTCACGGATTTCTACAATAGACTCGGTCATAACATGCCCACTCAGCTATGGCTCTATGTCGGCATGTGCCTATCTCAGTATAATCGACGTTGTTGAGATGGGCAGAGCAAAACATTATCTCCTGGATGACCGCTATGACAACGACCGTATTGATCTATTACGACTTCCGCATGCTCGGTCACAATCCACACGGCTGGGATCCTGACCATCCCGAATGGACAGATGACGTCAAGGCGATGATTGAGCTGCAATATCCCAACAGTAACCTGGACA
This genomic interval carries:
- a CDS encoding tyrosine-type recombinase/integrase; this translates as MPIKTRELSATEVRRLTYSVSKTTGKEYPALHSVGGVAGLLLQVTPTGAKSWIYRTRIGTKRRSIGLGGFPDVTLAQARDKARETRDKIADGIDPVEERQTKRRDLLAAKLSTMTFADAMADYIKMKSTEFRNPRQEQQWTNSLTTYALPHIGKVPVRDIELPHIKAVLDPIWQTKTETANRVRARMENILGWSAVHGYRSNENPAKWQGYLDEVYPSPEKIKKKGHHAALSVDALPGFMTDLQKRTGTASRAMEFLILTASRTNEVIGDKRIGKPGITWQEIDLQAKVWTVPADRMKSGKAHKVPLTDAAMDLINSMEPGAPDALLFAGPKGDIPSNNFLSALLKRMDQPVTAHGFRSTFKDWARERTAYADEVSELALAHVNSDATRAAYARSELLDKRRQLMGDWEQYCYHGKAREEGGKVVSIGGGN